A region from the Melioribacter roseus P3M-2 genome encodes:
- a CDS encoding T9SS type A sorting domain-containing protein has translation MQKKVTVLFLLLFVVTGLISAQTMQITTYGVSPREAGLSDNDIFTSAYNGLTNVGVGTKMYLKATLAGGRLNDPQWSTTERAPGSSPKFGGILDVDTSSQIIVFTPDKPGKYVVQVSDGPYSASIVINAAKYIGVYNEVGNVTCQTCHPSVVEKWEGTDHSTIMFRGVEGTLSSHYNANCLSCHTTGYDANAENDGFDDFEFVFPENLTEGTYQTLIDQYPDAMQRANVQCESCHGPASGHFGSTKDSRIVVSYSTDNCALCHDDGHYHVYPEQWDVSRHAEATSYPTGPGRESCVRCHTAKGFAQFVKGIATNDPYFDPSYQPITCAGCHDPHDATNMHQVRTVNASLADGTVIEQGGLGKLCMNCHQSRRVANSSYTQTPSRHYGPHYSTAADVLNAANVVTFGDTLFTLASTNHLGVTENGCVDCHMAEGETDASGHAQLVGKHTFSMSTPTGVDNMKACAKCHGYSLGASFEDVRFFLNGSGDHDGDGVVEGLQDEVHGLLDYLGSLLPDPDPHATPDTTWTKEQLQAAYNMRVIYYDGSYGIHNPKFTVTLLKGTIKALGGVVSVEESKEVPTNYALYQNYPNPFNPTTNIKFSLPKASHVKLTVYDVLGKEVQTLVNNQLSAGTHTIAFNGANLASGVYLYRIESGDFVQVNKMLLVK, from the coding sequence ATGCAAAAAAAAGTTACCGTATTATTTCTGCTCCTATTTGTCGTTACGGGATTAATATCTGCGCAAACCATGCAGATTACTACCTATGGAGTATCGCCCCGCGAAGCCGGATTGAGCGATAACGATATTTTCACTTCCGCTTATAACGGCTTAACGAACGTAGGCGTTGGTACGAAAATGTACCTTAAAGCTACGCTCGCAGGCGGTCGTCTTAACGACCCGCAATGGAGTACAACAGAACGCGCTCCGGGTTCAAGCCCTAAATTCGGCGGTATTCTCGACGTAGACACTTCTTCGCAAATTATTGTATTTACCCCCGACAAACCGGGTAAATACGTAGTTCAGGTTTCCGACGGTCCATATTCGGCGTCGATTGTAATCAATGCCGCTAAATACATCGGCGTTTATAACGAAGTTGGAAATGTAACCTGCCAGACATGCCACCCGTCGGTAGTTGAAAAATGGGAAGGAACTGACCATTCAACTATTATGTTCCGCGGCGTCGAAGGCACGCTCAGCAGCCATTATAACGCAAATTGTCTCTCCTGTCATACTACCGGATACGATGCTAATGCTGAGAATGACGGTTTTGACGATTTCGAATTCGTTTTTCCTGAGAACTTAACCGAAGGCACATATCAGACATTGATAGATCAATATCCAGACGCAATGCAGAGAGCCAATGTTCAATGCGAAAGCTGCCACGGTCCTGCAAGCGGTCACTTCGGGTCGACCAAGGATTCTCGTATAGTGGTAAGTTATTCTACCGACAATTGCGCATTGTGCCATGACGACGGGCATTATCACGTATATCCCGAACAATGGGATGTTTCGAGACACGCAGAGGCTACAAGCTATCCGACGGGTCCCGGACGCGAAAGCTGCGTACGCTGCCATACCGCTAAAGGTTTCGCACAGTTTGTTAAAGGCATTGCAACTAACGATCCTTATTTCGATCCATCTTACCAACCGATAACTTGCGCAGGCTGCCACGATCCTCACGATGCAACCAATATGCATCAGGTTAGAACCGTTAACGCTTCTCTGGCAGACGGCACCGTAATTGAACAGGGCGGACTCGGCAAACTTTGTATGAATTGCCATCAGAGCCGCAGAGTTGCAAACAGCAGCTATACCCAAACTCCCTCTCGTCACTACGGACCTCACTATTCGACAGCAGCAGACGTTCTCAATGCCGCTAACGTTGTTACGTTCGGAGATACGCTCTTTACATTGGCGAGCACGAATCACCTTGGTGTTACCGAAAACGGATGCGTTGACTGCCACATGGCTGAAGGCGAAACCGACGCAAGCGGTCACGCTCAATTAGTCGGTAAACATACATTCTCGATGAGTACTCCGACCGGAGTTGACAACATGAAAGCATGCGCTAAGTGCCACGGATATTCGTTGGGCGCCAGTTTTGAAGACGTTCGCTTCTTCTTGAACGGCAGCGGCGACCATGACGGCGACGGGGTCGTCGAAGGATTGCAGGACGAAGTTCACGGCTTGCTCGACTATTTGGGTTCTCTCTTGCCGGATCCCGATCCGCATGCCACTCCTGACACTACATGGACAAAAGAACAGCTTCAGGCTGCATACAATATGAGAGTGATTTATTACGACGGTAGCTACGGCATTCACAATCCGAAATTCACCGTTACGCTTCTTAAAGGCACAATCAAAGCTCTCGGCGGCGTTGTCAGCGTTGAAGAATCGAAGGAAGTTCCGACAAATTACGCTCTCTATCAGAACTATCCTAATCCTTTCAACCCGACAACAAACATTAAATTCTCGCTGCCGAAAGCGTCGCACGTTAAACTTACGGTTTACGATGTATTGGGCAAAGAAGTTCAAACTCTCGTTAACAACCAGCTTTCCGCCGGAACGCACACTATCGCGTTTAACGGCGCCAACCTGGCTTCGGGCGTCTATCTCTACAGAATCGAATCCGGAGACTTCGTTCAGGTTAACAAGATGTTGCTCGTAAAATAA
- the cysS gene encoding cysteine--tRNA ligase has protein sequence MKIYNTFSKTKEEFIPLNPPNVTFYVCGPTVYDYFHIGNARSFVMADIARKYLEFNGFVVKFIMNITDIDDKIIKKSFEEKKSTREIADFFAAAFKEDLERLYVKPATLHPRATEHIDDIVRMINRLVDKGYAYEVDGTVFYDISKFKEYGKLSGKNLEELEAGSRIEINEKKRNPLDFVLWKKAKEGEPAWVSPWGKGRPGWHIECSAMSCKHLGETIDIHAGGNDLIFPHHENEIAQSEAANGKKFVRYWMHFGFLNFQNEKMSKSLGNFFTTREILSKYTTEAIRLFFSQTHYRGPLNFSEDLLSSAEKGAEKIRNFALRINEELSKDLQEGEYPDFSIKSFYDEFTNVMDDDLNTPQAVAVIFNFIREVNKVLDGGAKVNSKFLEDVKKFMTDTAQNVLGIVNFEKLEGNKKEALDDKLIELLIDIRQTLKKEKNYQLADLIRDRLNELGIVLQDKKEGTSYIRK, from the coding sequence ATGAAAATTTACAATACTTTTTCTAAAACTAAAGAAGAATTTATCCCCCTAAATCCCCCGAATGTTACTTTTTACGTATGCGGACCGACAGTTTACGATTATTTTCATATTGGCAACGCCCGTTCCTTTGTAATGGCAGATATTGCCCGAAAATATCTCGAATTCAATGGATTCGTCGTAAAATTCATTATGAATATAACAGATATCGACGATAAAATCATCAAAAAATCGTTCGAAGAAAAAAAATCGACCCGTGAAATCGCCGATTTCTTTGCCGCCGCATTCAAAGAGGACCTCGAACGGCTCTACGTTAAACCCGCAACTCTTCATCCGAGAGCTACAGAACATATCGACGATATTGTGCGTATGATTAACCGGTTGGTCGATAAAGGCTATGCGTACGAAGTTGACGGAACGGTATTTTACGATATCTCAAAATTCAAGGAATACGGCAAACTGAGCGGGAAAAATTTGGAAGAACTCGAAGCAGGCTCCAGAATTGAAATAAATGAAAAGAAGCGAAATCCGCTCGATTTTGTGCTCTGGAAAAAAGCCAAAGAAGGCGAGCCTGCTTGGGTGAGCCCCTGGGGCAAAGGCAGACCCGGTTGGCATATCGAATGTTCGGCTATGAGTTGTAAACATCTTGGCGAGACTATCGACATTCACGCCGGCGGCAACGACCTGATCTTTCCGCATCATGAAAACGAAATAGCTCAAAGCGAAGCAGCCAACGGCAAAAAGTTTGTCAGATACTGGATGCATTTCGGATTTCTTAATTTTCAAAATGAAAAAATGTCGAAGTCGCTCGGAAATTTTTTTACTACGCGCGAGATTTTGTCCAAATATACAACCGAAGCAATCCGGCTTTTCTTTTCGCAGACTCATTACAGAGGACCTCTCAATTTCAGCGAAGACCTGTTATCGTCAGCCGAAAAAGGAGCCGAGAAAATCAGAAATTTCGCTCTTAGAATTAACGAAGAATTATCCAAGGATTTGCAAGAAGGGGAGTATCCTGATTTCAGTATAAAATCTTTTTATGACGAGTTTACGAATGTAATGGACGACGACCTCAATACGCCTCAGGCGGTCGCCGTAATTTTTAATTTCATACGCGAAGTAAATAAAGTTCTGGACGGCGGAGCGAAAGTGAATTCGAAATTTCTCGAGGATGTCAAGAAATTCATGACGGATACGGCGCAGAACGTTTTGGGAATAGTTAACTTTGAAAAACTTGAGGGCAATAAAAAAGAAGCTCTCGACGACAAACTAATCGAACTTTTGATCGATATAAGGCAGACGCTCAAGAAGGAGAAAAATTATCAATTGGCGGACTTGATAAGAGACAGATTGAACGAGCTCGGAATCGTACTGCAGGATAAAAAGGAAGGAACGAGTTATATAAGAAAATAG
- a CDS encoding OmpP1/FadL family transporter, whose translation MYKKILVLVALSLLTCGISVAQNYNDALRLSEADIISGARSLSMGNAYTALSDDFSAALFNPAGFALIKKSQFNGSLNYNLFDNKSEFFNNTDSYSNGATRLNQFGVVFPFPTYRGSFVLALGYNQFKDYNYTVRFDGYNSGNNSMIQDLTSYNDDIAYLLGLSYPVYDNGDNYLYDETRVNGGLNQSGKILQEGKQHNWSLSAALEIQKDLFLGITLNIVGGDFRRDRQYWEEDLQDNYPAGFLLDPAEPATSDFQTFYLNDIIKWDISAWNLNLGLLSKVNKNLTMGFAVKTPRKYTIKESYFVDAYSDFGSGTSFYLDPPIENRLEYEITTPYEFSAGAAFNKNGLTLAADVKLIDYSQIEFKSGLNRIDIENNNRDIQEFFGTVYNLNFGLEYKIPATNVALRGGFILMPSPYKDDPSDYDKKYVTLGLGYDSRNISIDLAYAMGWWKDIGDNYGSNVSRIYQDVSRNNFVLGLKYNF comes from the coding sequence ATGTATAAAAAAATTCTTGTACTTGTAGCTTTGTCGTTGCTTACCTGCGGCATAAGCGTGGCGCAGAATTACAACGACGCTCTCAGATTATCGGAAGCAGATATAATCAGCGGAGCGCGGTCTTTGTCGATGGGCAACGCTTATACGGCTTTAAGTGATGATTTCTCGGCCGCTTTATTTAATCCTGCGGGTTTTGCGCTGATAAAGAAAAGCCAATTTAACGGTTCGTTGAACTATAATCTGTTCGATAATAAATCCGAATTCTTTAATAATACCGATTCGTATTCAAACGGCGCAACGAGACTCAATCAGTTCGGCGTCGTCTTTCCTTTTCCAACATACCGCGGCAGTTTCGTGCTGGCTCTCGGGTATAATCAATTTAAGGATTATAATTATACGGTACGGTTCGACGGTTATAACTCCGGCAATAATTCGATGATACAGGATCTGACAAGTTACAATGACGATATTGCGTATTTATTGGGGCTAAGCTATCCGGTCTACGACAACGGCGATAATTATCTCTATGATGAAACCCGCGTCAACGGGGGACTGAATCAAAGCGGAAAAATTTTGCAGGAAGGGAAACAACATAACTGGTCACTCTCAGCCGCTCTTGAAATTCAAAAAGATTTATTCCTCGGAATAACGCTCAATATAGTTGGCGGTGATTTCCGAAGAGACAGACAATACTGGGAAGAAGATTTGCAAGACAATTATCCGGCTGGATTTCTGCTGGATCCCGCAGAGCCGGCAACGAGCGATTTCCAAACATTTTATCTTAATGACATTATCAAATGGGATATCTCCGCCTGGAATTTGAATCTCGGATTGTTGAGCAAAGTCAATAAAAATCTGACAATGGGATTTGCCGTTAAAACTCCGAGAAAATATACAATTAAAGAATCGTACTTCGTTGACGCCTACAGCGATTTCGGCAGCGGCACAAGTTTTTATCTCGACCCTCCGATCGAAAACAGGCTCGAATACGAAATTACAACGCCGTATGAATTTTCCGCCGGCGCAGCATTCAACAAAAACGGCTTGACGCTGGCTGCCGACGTAAAATTAATCGATTATTCGCAAATCGAATTCAAGTCCGGTCTGAATCGTATCGACATTGAAAACAATAACAGAGATATTCAGGAATTCTTCGGTACGGTTTATAATCTGAATTTCGGGTTGGAATACAAAATCCCCGCTACAAACGTAGCTTTGCGAGGAGGATTTATTTTAATGCCTTCGCCCTACAAAGACGACCCTTCGGATTACGATAAAAAATACGTTACTCTAGGGCTTGGCTATGATTCGAGAAATATATCGATTGACCTGGCTTATGCAATGGGATGGTGGAAAGATATAGGCGATAATTACGGCTCGAATGTTTCCAGAATATATCAGGATGTTTCTCGGAATAATTTTGTCCTGGGATTAAAATATAATTTCTGA
- the rsgA gene encoding ribosome small subunit-dependent GTPase A, whose amino-acid sequence MDKNGDEIRCYLRGKILNEYKLKKDKLITLDIAAVGDIVEFNLNEDGTGVIEEILERKNHISRKAPRMKGASYRGERLEQIIAANVDKMIIVNSWELPKFNNRLVDRMLVVAESSGVAPSIVINKIDLDESNVRNKFVNLYRSIGYKVFETSTINNSGIMELKEFIRNSVALFWGHSGVGKSSLLNKLYPDLNFKVGEVSDYNKRGRHTTVTAVMKKVEENTFVIDTPGIREIDPYGIKKEDLGHFFIEFGEFIQNCRFNTCTHYHEPGCGVIEAYRDGKISRERYESYLALLETIEEDLFF is encoded by the coding sequence TTGGACAAAAACGGCGACGAAATCCGTTGTTATCTTAGAGGGAAAATTTTAAACGAATATAAATTAAAAAAAGACAAATTAATAACGCTTGATATTGCGGCAGTGGGAGACATTGTAGAATTCAATTTGAACGAAGACGGCACGGGCGTAATAGAAGAAATTCTCGAACGGAAAAATCATATATCGAGAAAAGCTCCGAGGATGAAAGGCGCGTCCTACCGCGGCGAAAGACTCGAGCAGATTATTGCCGCCAATGTGGACAAAATGATTATCGTCAATAGTTGGGAACTTCCAAAATTCAACAACCGGCTTGTCGACAGGATGCTCGTGGTAGCCGAAAGTTCGGGTGTAGCGCCTTCCATCGTTATAAATAAAATCGATCTGGATGAGTCCAACGTCCGTAATAAATTTGTTAATCTCTATCGGTCAATCGGTTACAAAGTTTTTGAAACGAGTACGATTAACAATTCCGGTATTATGGAGCTGAAGGAATTCATCAGGAATTCAGTCGCTCTTTTCTGGGGGCATTCGGGCGTCGGCAAGTCGAGCTTACTGAACAAACTCTATCCCGATTTGAATTTTAAAGTGGGTGAAGTGAGCGATTATAATAAACGCGGCAGGCATACTACCGTTACGGCGGTAATGAAAAAAGTAGAGGAAAATACTTTTGTGATTGATACTCCCGGTATCCGCGAAATAGACCCGTACGGAATTAAAAAAGAAGATCTGGGGCATTTCTTTATTGAATTCGGAGAGTTTATTCAAAATTGCCGTTTCAATACGTGCACTCATTATCACGAACCGGGGTGCGGAGTAATCGAGGCTTACCGGGACGGTAAAATATCGAGAGAAAGATACGAGAGTTATCTGGCTTTGCTCGAAACAATCGAAGAAGATCTATTTTTTTAG
- a CDS encoding ATP-grasp domain-containing protein — protein sequence MTKYDLAISYVWEYDAEFVQLIEKIFQENKLTTFLISYHNVEEVIEKLRNKELHFNAYLDRASDVDSDYEPITQILKKRHAYLINPHKRVHKFTNKSYMHRLLSKKNVDIPKSYILPAYYFDHSLKITEDDLYKIGIPFVIKPAIETGGGEGVIIDAYSLKEIQKVREENPKEEYIVQEKITPVNLGNHRAWFRVYWAFNRVIPAWWNDLTHKYEVVTKEQIEKYKLEPLFKITRKLAKYTRIDYFSTEIAVAQNHKFYIIDYINDQCDFRLKSNHADGVPDEIVIRFIYEMKKKITSLKK from the coding sequence ATGACAAAATACGACTTAGCCATATCATATGTATGGGAATACGACGCCGAATTTGTTCAGCTGATCGAAAAAATATTTCAGGAAAACAAATTAACAACATTTCTGATATCATACCATAACGTCGAAGAAGTAATAGAAAAACTAAGAAACAAAGAACTTCATTTCAATGCATATCTCGACCGCGCATCGGACGTCGATTCCGACTACGAACCGATAACGCAAATTCTCAAAAAACGCCATGCATACTTAATAAATCCTCATAAGCGAGTACACAAATTTACGAATAAATCATATATGCACCGTTTGCTGAGCAAGAAAAATGTGGATATCCCCAAATCGTATATTCTGCCGGCGTATTATTTCGATCACTCGCTGAAAATAACCGAAGACGACCTTTATAAGATAGGCATACCTTTTGTAATTAAACCGGCAATCGAAACAGGCGGCGGCGAAGGCGTAATAATCGACGCATACTCATTAAAAGAAATTCAAAAGGTTCGGGAAGAAAATCCCAAAGAAGAATATATTGTACAGGAAAAAATAACTCCGGTTAATTTAGGCAATCATAGGGCATGGTTCCGCGTTTATTGGGCTTTCAACAGGGTAATTCCTGCATGGTGGAATGATCTTACCCATAAATACGAAGTTGTGACAAAAGAACAGATAGAAAAGTACAAATTGGAACCGCTGTTTAAAATAACGCGCAAACTGGCTAAGTATACTCGCATCGATTATTTTTCGACGGAAATTGCCGTCGCCCAGAATCATAAATTTTATATAATCGATTATATAAACGACCAGTGCGACTTCAGGCTGAAATCGAACCACGCCGACGGAGTTCCGGACGAGATAGTGATTAGATTTATTTATGAAATGAAGAAAAAAATTACGTCCCTAAAAAAATAG
- a CDS encoding tetratricopeptide repeat protein, which produces MKKIVILLLIALTVSCTNKVVKEEDGGIPVDSSSVALSKFIEGNIYEMKGNFGDAIVKYNEALEYEKSAGIYYAIAKNCYRINRLAPALTNAKQAVKLDPDNPEYLFLLATIYDVSHMDDSSAVVYKKIIEIEPNNINAYYSLAQLYEKNKPLEAIKIYKKLISSIGPEWHILVRLTELNERIGNQKETIETLEELSRLNPSNLDLQKLLIDAYTKAEQYDRAFQLCDELLLSYPYDLGLLQQKGNIYIKQNNWKEAARVYEEIFDRNNLGLTEKLQLATLFYAAAEKDSNNIYIARKFLQKIDSDTSDWQVNAYLGEIELKLGNDSVAIEYFRKAAKLAEWNAQVWIRAGGLLFDSRKYDETIEFMSEAAEKFPNDFVINLIYGLALSQSNKHAEAKIYLKRAINLNPDDITALSAYGYTLNQLKENDEALVYLNKALLLQPDNVDLIGTVAMIYESEGNYKMSDSLYRHALELDSLNAIVLNNYAYSLAERNIRLDEALKMASKAVESEPENSSFLDTIGWIYFRLGDYQKAKDYIEKSLSVEPDNYTVIDHLGDVYFMMGNKTKAMEYWRKAYELNNDNKKIKEKIEKGEI; this is translated from the coding sequence ATGAAAAAAATAGTCATACTCTTATTGATTGCCTTGACGGTTTCCTGCACGAATAAAGTTGTGAAAGAGGAGGATGGCGGAATTCCCGTCGACAGTTCTTCCGTGGCGTTGAGTAAATTTATCGAAGGCAATATATATGAAATGAAAGGGAACTTCGGGGACGCTATCGTTAAATATAACGAAGCACTTGAATACGAAAAATCAGCCGGTATTTATTATGCCATTGCAAAAAATTGTTACAGAATAAACCGACTTGCGCCAGCTCTTACGAATGCAAAACAGGCTGTAAAACTCGACCCCGATAATCCCGAATATCTCTTCCTGCTGGCGACGATTTATGACGTATCGCACATGGACGATTCGTCTGCGGTTGTTTACAAAAAAATTATTGAAATCGAACCGAACAATATCAACGCATATTACAGCCTGGCCCAGCTCTATGAAAAGAATAAACCGCTGGAAGCCATTAAGATTTATAAAAAGCTTATCTCGTCGATCGGGCCCGAGTGGCACATCCTGGTTAGGCTTACGGAATTAAACGAAAGAATCGGCAATCAAAAAGAAACGATTGAAACTCTTGAGGAATTGTCGCGTCTTAACCCGTCGAATCTCGATTTACAAAAATTATTGATCGACGCTTATACAAAAGCTGAGCAATACGACAGGGCGTTTCAATTGTGCGACGAGCTGCTGTTAAGTTATCCTTATGATCTCGGGTTGCTGCAGCAAAAAGGGAATATCTACATTAAACAAAATAACTGGAAAGAAGCAGCGCGCGTTTATGAAGAAATTTTCGACCGAAATAATCTGGGCTTAACGGAAAAGCTGCAGCTTGCCACATTGTTTTATGCCGCCGCCGAAAAGGACTCGAATAATATTTATATAGCCCGTAAATTTCTTCAAAAGATTGACAGCGATACATCCGATTGGCAGGTAAACGCATACCTCGGAGAAATCGAATTAAAGCTTGGCAACGATTCTGTAGCAATCGAATATTTTCGTAAAGCGGCAAAGCTTGCCGAATGGAATGCCCAGGTCTGGATTCGCGCCGGCGGACTCCTTTTTGATTCGCGCAAATACGACGAAACAATCGAATTTATGTCGGAAGCGGCTGAAAAATTCCCGAATGATTTCGTGATTAATTTAATTTACGGACTTGCTCTGTCTCAGAGCAATAAACACGCCGAGGCAAAGATCTATCTGAAAAGAGCTATCAATCTAAATCCCGACGATATAACGGCGCTCTCCGCTTACGGTTATACTCTGAATCAACTAAAGGAAAACGACGAAGCTCTTGTTTATTTGAATAAAGCCTTGCTGCTTCAACCCGACAATGTCGATTTGATTGGCACAGTGGCAATGATTTACGAATCGGAGGGGAATTATAAAATGTCGGACTCCCTCTATCGACATGCGCTCGAGCTGGATTCTTTAAATGCGATTGTATTAAACAATTATGCTTATTCTCTGGCCGAAAGAAATATCCGTCTGGACGAGGCGTTGAAAATGGCTTCGAAAGCAGTCGAAAGCGAACCGGAAAATTCATCCTTCCTCGATACGATAGGATGGATTTATTTCCGATTGGGTGATTATCAAAAAGCAAAAGACTATATTGAAAAATCATTGAGCGTCGAACCCGATAACTACACGGTTATTGACCATCTCGGCGACGTTTATTTTATGATGGGAAATAAAACCAAAGCCATGGAATATTGGAGAAAGGCTTACGAATTAAACAACGATAACAAAAAAATTAAAGAAAAAATCGAAAAAGGTGAAATTTGA
- a CDS encoding DUF4292 domain-containing protein, translating into MKAIKFLTAFLLAAFIAGCGASKEISNERILSPERLITKLEANRRKVRTFSATGTINIKNGNSTIESSIEVNVKKPDSVRVDVYGPFGIELAQILITRDNFLFYDAINKKAYKGKTDEAAIKKALKIELPFDMLIDAFTGGVDLSDKLRTEPDDYVYNENYSYVKYVDSTSGTINEYEINTRNFTVNKIKAGKLDKGSIVEAKYENYKEFENILIPLTVSMNFPENGQSLFISYKKVSINDGSLNILFELPSDTIYIEL; encoded by the coding sequence TTGAAAGCTATTAAATTTCTAACGGCTTTTCTGCTGGCGGCTTTTATTGCAGGCTGCGGCGCATCGAAAGAAATTTCCAACGAAAGAATACTTTCGCCGGAAAGATTGATAACCAAACTCGAGGCGAATCGACGTAAAGTAAGAACATTTTCCGCTACCGGAACAATCAATATTAAAAACGGTAATTCAACAATTGAAAGCAGCATCGAGGTTAATGTCAAAAAGCCCGATTCTGTAAGAGTGGATGTATACGGACCATTCGGCATCGAACTGGCGCAAATTTTAATTACGCGCGATAATTTTTTGTTCTACGACGCAATAAATAAGAAGGCTTATAAAGGAAAAACGGACGAGGCAGCTATTAAAAAAGCTCTGAAAATTGAACTCCCGTTCGATATGCTTATCGACGCATTTACGGGCGGAGTCGATTTATCCGACAAGTTAAGAACCGAACCGGATGACTACGTCTATAACGAAAATTACTCGTATGTGAAGTATGTTGATTCTACTTCAGGAACGATTAATGAATATGAAATTAATACAAGAAATTTTACGGTGAATAAAATTAAAGCGGGAAAGCTGGATAAAGGCAGCATTGTCGAAGCGAAATATGAGAATTATAAGGAATTTGAAAATATCCTTATCCCCTTGACCGTATCGATGAACTTTCCTGAAAATGGTCAGTCGTTGTTTATCAGCTATAAAAAAGTCTCTATAAACGACGGTTCGCTGAATATTTTATTTGAATTGCCTTCCGACACAATATATATAGAATTGTGA
- a CDS encoding murein hydrolase activator EnvC family protein: MKRYLKICLLILAVFYNPITAQVGDSINFRNEQLENLKSEIAKLERELNQKTQKEKESLQALENLTRQNTLLQKILNNIAKEEINKEKQIAELEKEIAYSENKIRLLQDKYSKYIVWIYKYRGKSYLKYLLNTSSPSKILKRYRYFKSITEQNRKDLKTLRDSKNYLVKLKNKLTEEKRSLALLKADKKAEQDNLARKEVERKKLIAALRKDKKHLAEEIESKRKAEIVIKNIIARLIEEERQRRELMLKENEKMLDLNRNYNYNNMENFSLLKGKLAWPIRKGKIIRKFGENRNRKLNTVTLNYGVDILTSENADVYAVAEGVVSAIEWIPGYGSVVIVTHRDEYRTVYGHIKEIYVEEGQVISGGSAIGKVNESLEGNVLHFEIWNSRNYQNPEVWLSKK, encoded by the coding sequence GTGAAGCGTTATCTAAAAATATGTTTGTTGATTCTGGCGGTTTTTTATAATCCGATTACTGCTCAGGTCGGGGACAGTATTAATTTTCGCAACGAGCAACTGGAAAATCTGAAAAGTGAAATTGCAAAACTTGAACGGGAGTTAAATCAAAAAACTCAAAAGGAAAAAGAGTCGCTGCAAGCTTTAGAAAACCTGACTCGTCAAAATACTCTGCTTCAAAAAATTCTCAATAATATAGCCAAGGAAGAAATAAACAAAGAAAAGCAAATTGCCGAACTCGAAAAAGAGATAGCCTATTCTGAGAATAAAATCAGATTGTTACAGGACAAGTATTCGAAATACATCGTCTGGATTTATAAATACAGGGGCAAATCTTACCTTAAATACTTACTCAATACATCGTCTCCGTCGAAGATACTTAAGCGTTACCGCTACTTCAAAAGCATAACCGAGCAAAACAGAAAAGACCTCAAGACGCTGCGAGACAGCAAAAATTATCTGGTTAAATTAAAGAACAAACTAACGGAAGAAAAAAGATCGCTGGCATTACTGAAAGCAGATAAAAAGGCCGAGCAGGATAATCTTGCGCGAAAGGAAGTCGAAAGAAAAAAACTTATTGCCGCTTTGAGAAAGGACAAGAAACATCTGGCTGAAGAAATTGAATCGAAAAGGAAAGCGGAGATTGTAATTAAAAATATCATAGCGCGGTTAATCGAAGAAGAACGCCAGAGAAGAGAATTGATGCTCAAAGAAAATGAAAAAATGCTGGACTTAAACAGAAATTATAATTATAATAATATGGAAAATTTCTCTCTCCTCAAGGGAAAACTTGCTTGGCCTATTAGAAAGGGCAAAATAATCAGAAAATTCGGCGAAAATCGCAACAGGAAATTAAATACGGTTACGCTTAATTACGGCGTTGATATATTGACTTCCGAAAATGCCGATGTTTATGCTGTAGCGGAAGGGGTAGTTTCCGCAATCGAATGGATACCGGGATACGGCAGCGTTGTTATTGTTACGCACCGCGACGAGTACAGAACCGTTTACGGTCATATAAAAGAAATATACGTAGAAGAGGGGCAAGTGATAAGCGGAGGAAGCGCAATAGGAAAAGTCAACGAAAGCCTTGAAGGAAATGTTCTTCATTTCGAAATTTGGAATTCCCGCAATTATCAGAATCCGGAAGTCTGGCTGTCTAAAAAATAA